Genomic segment of Ruegeria sp. TM1040:
TCATGACTGCCGATGAGGCAGAGCGGGCAGGTCTGGTGTCGCGCGTGGTTCCGGCCAAAAAGCTGATCGAAGAGGCGATGGCAGCAGCCTCTAAGATCGCCGAGAAATCAGTACTGACCTCGATTGCGGCCAAGGAGGCCGTCAATCGCGCGTATGAATTGCCGCTTAGCGAAGGCATGCTCTTTGAGCGGCGGGTCTTCCATTCCATGTTTGCGACGGAAGACCAAAAGGAAGGTATGGCAGCGTTTCTAGAAAAACGCGAAGCCCAGTTCCGAGACAAGTAACCAGATTTGGCGAGGGGCGGCGGAATTTTGTCTCTCGCACATAGATAGTTCTACTCCGGCGATCCTGCCAATAATAACAGTGCCTTACAGCCTTTCAGAAAACGGACCTTCGGGTCCGTTTTTCATGTTTGGAAGGCGCGTTTCGGCAGGGGCACCTCTGCGCGAAAGGAGAACTTGCGCTTTTCTGGCGAATCCAGTAGGTACCGCCGTCATACATGCGCGTGCAGCCCGCTCAGGCTAGAATCACGACCGGTGATCTGATCCGGGTTCGGCTGGCATTCGCCATATCTGTAAAATACGAACTCGAAAATAAGGCACCATACCATGGCAAACTCTCCTCAGGCTAAGAAGCGCGCACGTCAGAACGAAAAGCGCTTTGCCATCAACAAAGCTCGTCGTTCGCGCATCCGCACTTTCCTGCGTAAAGTTGAAGAAGCCATCGCATCCGGTGACAAAGAAGCAGCGACCGCAGCTCTGCGTGCCGCACAGCCTGAACTGATGCGCGGTGTGACCCGCGGCGTTTACCACAAAAACACCGCTTCCCGCAAAATTTCGCGCCTGGCCGCACGCGTAAAAGCA
This window contains:
- the rpsT gene encoding 30S ribosomal protein S20; its protein translation is MANSPQAKKRARQNEKRFAINKARRSRIRTFLRKVEEAIASGDKEAATAALRAAQPELMRGVTRGVYHKNTASRKISRLAARVKALG